From a single Phocoena sinus isolate mPhoSin1 chromosome 1, mPhoSin1.pri, whole genome shotgun sequence genomic region:
- the AHCYL1 gene encoding S-adenosylhomocysteine hydrolase-like protein 1 isoform X1 produces the protein MSMPDAMPLPGVGEELKQAKEIEDAEKYSFMATVTKAPKKQIQFADDMQEFTKFPTKTGRRSLSRSISQSSTDSYSSAASYTDSSDDEVSPREKQQTNSKGSSNFCVKNIKQAEFGRREIEIAEQDMSALISLRKRAQGEKPLAGAKIVGCTHITAQTAVLIETLCALGAQCRWSACNIYSTQNEVAAALAEAGVAVFAWKGESEDDFWWCIDRCVNMDGWQANMILDDGGDLTHWVYKKYPNVFKKIRGIVEESVTGVHRLYQLSKAGKLCVPAMNVNDSVTKQKFDNLYCCRESILDGLKRTTDVMFGGKQVVVCGYGEVGKGCCAALKALGAIVYITEIDPICALQACMDGFRVVKLNEVIRQVDVVITCTGNKNVVTREHLDRMKNSCIVCNMGHSNTEIDVTSLRTPELTWERVRSQVDHVIWPDGKRVVLLAEGRLLNLSCSTVPTFVLSITATTQALALIELYNAPEGRYKQDVYLLPKKMDEYVASLHLPSFDAHLTELTDDQAKYLGLNKNGPFKPNYYRY, from the exons CAAATCCAGTTTGCTGATGACATGCAGGAGTTCACCAAATTCCCCACCAAGACTGGTCGACGATCTTTGTCTCGCTCTATTTCTCAGTCCTCCACTGACAGCTACAGTTCAG CTGCGTCCTATACAGATAGCTCTGATGATGAGGTTTCCCCCCGAGAAAAGCAGCAAACCAACTCCAAGGGCAGCAGCAATTTCTGTGTGAAGAACATCAAGCAGGCAGAATTTGGACGCCGGGAGATTGAGATTGCAGAGCAAG ACATGTCTGCTCTGATTTCACTCAGGAAACGTGCTCAGGGGGAGAAGCCCTTGGCTGGTGCTAAAATAGTGGGCTGTACACATATCACAGCCCAGACAGCG GTGTTGATTGAAACACTCTGTGCCCTGGGGGCTCAGTGCCGCTGGTCTGCCTGCAACATCTACTCCACTCAGAATGAAGTGGCTGCAGCACTGGCTGAGGCTG GAGTTGCAGTGTTTGCTTGGAAGGGCGAGTCAGAAGATGACTTCTGGTGGTGTATTGACCGCTGTGTGAACATGGATGGGTGGCAAGCCAACATG ATCCTGGATGATGGGGGAGACTTAACCCACTGGGTTTATAAGAAGTATCCAAACGTGTTTAAGAAGATCCGAGGCATTGTGGAAGAGAGCGTGACTGGTGTTCACAG GCTGTATCAGCTCTCCAAAGCTGGGAAACTCTGTGTTCCAGCCATGAACGTCAACGATTCTGTTACCAAACAGAAATTTGATAACTTATACTGCTGCCGAGAATCCATTTTAGATGG CCTGAAGAGGACCACAGATGTAATGTTTGGTGGGAAACAAGTGGTGGTGTGTGGCTATGGTGAG GTGGGAAAGGGCTGCTGTGCTGCTCTCAAGGCCCTCGGAGCAATTGTCTATATCACAGAAATTGACCCCATCTGTGCTCTGCAGGCCTG caTGGATGGGTTCAGGGTGGTAAAGCTGAATGAAGTCATCCGGCAAGTTGATGTCGTAATAACTTGCACAG GAAATAAGAACGTAGTGACACGGGAGCATTTGGATCGCATGAAAAACAGTTGTATCGTGTGCAATATGGGCCACTCAAACACGGAAATTGATGTG ACCAGCCTCCGCACTCCGGAGCTGACATGGGAGCGAGTACGTTCTCAGGTGGATCATGTCATCTGGCCAGATGGCAAACGCGTCGTCCTTCTGGCAGAG GGTCGTCTGCTCAATCTGAGCTGCTCCACAGTTCCCACCTTTGTTCTGTCCATCACAGCTACAACACAG GCTTTGGCACTGATAGAACTCTATAATGCACCTGAGGGACGATACAAACAAGATGTATACTTGCTTCCTAAGAAAATGG ATGAGTACGTTGCCAGCTTGCACCTGCCATCATTTGATGCCCACCTGACAGAGCTGACAGATGACCAAGCAAAATATCTGGGACTCAACAAAAACGGGCCATTCAAACCCAATTATTACAG ATACTAA
- the AHCYL1 gene encoding S-adenosylhomocysteine hydrolase-like protein 1 isoform X2 encodes MSMPDAMPLPGVGEELKQAKEIEDAEKYSFMATVTKAPKKQIQFADDMQEFTKFPTKTGRRSLSRSISQSSTDSYSSAASYTDSSDDEVSPREKQQTNSKGSSNFCVKNIKQAEFGRREIEIAEQDMSALISLRKRAQGEKPLAGAKIVGCTHITAQTAVLIETLCALGAQCRWSACNIYSTQNEVAAALAEAGVAVFAWKGESEDDFWWCIDRCVNMDGWQANMILDDGGDLTHWVYKKYPNVFKKIRGIVEESVTGVHRLYQLSKAGKLCVPAMNVNDSVTKQKFDNLYCCRESILDGLKRTTDVMFGGKQVVVCGYGEVGKGCCAALKALGAIVYITEIDPICALQACMDGFRVVKLNEVIRQVDVVITCTGNKNVVTREHLDRMKNSCIVCNMGHSNTEIDVTSLRTPELTWERVRSQVDHVIWPDGKRVVLLAEGRLLNLSCSTVPTFVLSITATTQALALIELYNAPEGRYKQDVYLLPKKMDEYVASLHLPSFDAHLTELTDDQAKYLGLNKNGPFKPNYYR; translated from the exons CAAATCCAGTTTGCTGATGACATGCAGGAGTTCACCAAATTCCCCACCAAGACTGGTCGACGATCTTTGTCTCGCTCTATTTCTCAGTCCTCCACTGACAGCTACAGTTCAG CTGCGTCCTATACAGATAGCTCTGATGATGAGGTTTCCCCCCGAGAAAAGCAGCAAACCAACTCCAAGGGCAGCAGCAATTTCTGTGTGAAGAACATCAAGCAGGCAGAATTTGGACGCCGGGAGATTGAGATTGCAGAGCAAG ACATGTCTGCTCTGATTTCACTCAGGAAACGTGCTCAGGGGGAGAAGCCCTTGGCTGGTGCTAAAATAGTGGGCTGTACACATATCACAGCCCAGACAGCG GTGTTGATTGAAACACTCTGTGCCCTGGGGGCTCAGTGCCGCTGGTCTGCCTGCAACATCTACTCCACTCAGAATGAAGTGGCTGCAGCACTGGCTGAGGCTG GAGTTGCAGTGTTTGCTTGGAAGGGCGAGTCAGAAGATGACTTCTGGTGGTGTATTGACCGCTGTGTGAACATGGATGGGTGGCAAGCCAACATG ATCCTGGATGATGGGGGAGACTTAACCCACTGGGTTTATAAGAAGTATCCAAACGTGTTTAAGAAGATCCGAGGCATTGTGGAAGAGAGCGTGACTGGTGTTCACAG GCTGTATCAGCTCTCCAAAGCTGGGAAACTCTGTGTTCCAGCCATGAACGTCAACGATTCTGTTACCAAACAGAAATTTGATAACTTATACTGCTGCCGAGAATCCATTTTAGATGG CCTGAAGAGGACCACAGATGTAATGTTTGGTGGGAAACAAGTGGTGGTGTGTGGCTATGGTGAG GTGGGAAAGGGCTGCTGTGCTGCTCTCAAGGCCCTCGGAGCAATTGTCTATATCACAGAAATTGACCCCATCTGTGCTCTGCAGGCCTG caTGGATGGGTTCAGGGTGGTAAAGCTGAATGAAGTCATCCGGCAAGTTGATGTCGTAATAACTTGCACAG GAAATAAGAACGTAGTGACACGGGAGCATTTGGATCGCATGAAAAACAGTTGTATCGTGTGCAATATGGGCCACTCAAACACGGAAATTGATGTG ACCAGCCTCCGCACTCCGGAGCTGACATGGGAGCGAGTACGTTCTCAGGTGGATCATGTCATCTGGCCAGATGGCAAACGCGTCGTCCTTCTGGCAGAG GGTCGTCTGCTCAATCTGAGCTGCTCCACAGTTCCCACCTTTGTTCTGTCCATCACAGCTACAACACAG GCTTTGGCACTGATAGAACTCTATAATGCACCTGAGGGACGATACAAACAAGATGTATACTTGCTTCCTAAGAAAATGG ATGAGTACGTTGCCAGCTTGCACCTGCCATCATTTGATGCCCACCTGACAGAGCTGACAGATGACCAAGCAAAATATCTGGGACTCAACAAAAACGGGCCATTCAAACCCAATTATTACAGGTAA